The window TGTTGGCCTCAGTGTGTTGCGAGTGCGCGCACTGCAGGATTCTTTGTTCTGGCAGTATGGCATCCGAGCGGGTTACTTGCAGCGTGATGGTGAGTTGAGCGCCGTATATGGGACGAATATCGAGCAAAACTACCAGACCTTGTATTCAGAGGAGAAACTCTCGGGTTACCTGGTTTCGCCGCGAATTGGTGTGTTTTACTCTATCAATGACAAGGTCAACCTGGGTATAGATGTTGGGTACACGTATCAAAATTTGAGCGGTGATGTTACGGAGGTTCACGTTAGTTATTATGATGATGAACCCCCAGAGACATATCGCGACGCGAAAGAAGATGTCGATGTGTCTCAGTGGAATTCGTTCTCGTTAATTTTTATGCGCGTCTATTTTTAACTATTAACTTGGCAATGAAAATTGCGAAGTTATTAGGCGGGGCAGGGAAGCACCGCCATTCGCCGATGGGCCGGGTTAATAATTTGGCGCAAAGCCTGGAGCCTCAAGCTTTGTGTTCTGCGTTAAACGCAGCCAGCAGTCGCTCTGCTACAGCTTTTACCGCAGGGCCAGCGTAGCTCTGCGCGGCAACGATTAAATAAAGTGGGATCCGTCGGGTCCCGCCTCCTTCCAGCGGCAATGCACATAATTCCCCGTTTTCGAGATACGGCTGGGCGCGGTGGTGGGGAACAAACGCGAACCCCAAGCCGGATTTTAAGGCTTCGATGCTGGTGGAAAACCAGGAGACTGTCCAGCGCTGTTCCGCTTCCAGCCAGCCTGCATCCTGGCTGCGTTTTGTGCCGGAATCACGCACCACTATCTGCCGATGCTGTTTAAGGTCCTGCTCTGTGACTATGTCCAATTTTGCTAACGGATGCTGCGCCCCAGCGACCGGCAGCATGGTGACATCGGTCAGCGGCTTGGCGAGAAATCCAGGCGGTACTCGCCCGGACAGTGCGATATCCGCTTGTTTGGTGAGCAGTGCTTCGTCGGTGCCAGATAAGGTGGTTTCGATGATGCGGATGCGGGTATTGGGGCAGAAACTCGAGAACGCCTGCAGGCCGCAAAAGACCCTGTTTATAGGTACCAACGCATCCGCCGCAATCGACACTTCCGCTTCCCATCCCTTCGCTAAATGACCCGCTGTTTCTTCCAGCTGCTCCGCTTGCGCCAAGAGATCACTGGCGTGACGGTATAGGAGTTTGCCTGCTTCCGTCAGCTCGGCTTTGCGGCCTTTTTGTACCAGTGGCGGTACCGGCAACTGCTCTTGCAGGCGCGCGATAATGTAGCTCACGCTCGACTGGCTCTTGTTAAGCACTTCGGCCGCCTTTGCAAACGAGCCTTCGTCGATAACCGTTTTAAAGGTTTGCCATTGCTCCAAAGTGGTTTTCATATTCAATAATTCGATCAGTTTGTGCTAAATATACGTGTATTCTATCAAAATATTAGGTATAAAATGTGTGCAGTTAAACAAATATGAGAACAGGAGAAGCACATGAGCACACAGGTTCTACACATAGATTCCAGCATCTTGGGTGATAACAGCGTTTCTGGCGCACTTGGCAAGACATTGACCGACGCCTTGACCGAAAAGCTGGTTGACGTTTCTGTCATTCATCGCGATCTCGGCCAGGACCCAGTCCCCTACCTTGATGGCGCAACGTTCGCCGCCATGGGTGAAGGCAAAGCGGAGCTAAGCAATCAGCTTATTGAAGAGCTGTTGGCTGCAGACATTATTGTGATCGGCGCCCCCATGTATAACTTCGGTATCCCCGCGCAGTTAAAAAGCTGGCTGGACCATCTGGCGCGGGCCGGAACCACCTTCAAGTACACCTCCGAGGGCCCGGTTGGTCTGGTCTCTGGAAAAAAAGTTTTCGTGCTGGCTTCTCGTGGCGGCGCTTACCGCGATACTCCGCTGGATACCCACACACCCTACCTGAAATCGTTTTTGGGCTTTTTAGGGATATCCGACGTGGAGTTTATTTACGCGGAAGGTCTCGCTATGGGTGAAGAGGCTCGGGCAAATACGTTAACTGAGGCTGAAGCGGCAATCGCTGCTGCTGTTGAGTCTCTGACAATCGCTTAAGAAAGAGGTGAACGATGCGCAAGGTAGTTGAACAAATTCGAGCACAGCAAGCTTCCGACGGCGACGGTGTTAAATTGCTGCGGGTGTTTGGTGGCGCCCGCCCGGAACGGTTCGACCCGTTTCTGATGTTGGACGAGTTTGGTTCAGATGTAGCCAGCGACTACATCGGCGGGTTTCCGCCACACCCGCATCGCGGCTTTGAAACGGTAACCTATATGCTGCAAGGCAAAATGGAGCACCGTGACCACATGGGCAATGTCGGCCTGCTGAACGATTCAGATGTTCAGTGGATGACCGCCGGGCGAGGTATTATCCACTCCGAAATGCCCCGCCAAACTGAAGGTCGGATGCGCGGTTTTCAGCTGTGGGTAAATTTACCCGCGGCCAATAAGATGAAGCCCGCTCACTATCAGGATATTCCTGGTGACGACATACCGGTTTACACATTCAGTAATTTTTCTGTTAAGGCGATTGCCGGGCAGATCACGCTCGGCGATACCCTGGTAAAAGGTTACTTCGATGTGCCCGACACACAGGCCATGATGCTGGATATTCACCTGGCGCCAGGGTCTATTGTGGAGCTGCCGCTAGAAAGCTCGATGACGTCCTTAGTCTACACCTACGACGGAGCGGTCACGCTCGGTGAGGATAGGGTGCCAGCGCGTCAGCAAACGCTGAGCCGCATGGCCGGTGAAGGCGCGCTGCAAGTGACTAACAACGGCACGGAAGAAGCGCGATTACTTGTGTTGGCGGGCGAGCCTTTGCGTGAACCCATCGTCCAACACGGGCCTTTCGTGATGAATTCGGTCGCTGAAATTGAACAGGCTATTCAAGATTATCAGGCGGGAGTACTCGCCGGCTGATTGATGTTCGCAGAAAGTGAGCATTCACAAACATTGGCGTTTGATTTGGTTTAGGTCACGCGGGCTGGCAGCCCAAGCGGCGCGCGTGACTTTTTCTACCTACTTTTCTACACACAGGTGCTGCAGGGCTGGTTAATTTGGGCAGGCAGCCCAGGCTTCCACATCGTCGCGTATTGCGTCGTATATTGCATAACCTTCACTGAAGGTTCCTAACTCGCCCTGGCGGGCGACCAGTCCAAAATAGCCTTCCGCAATATTCAGGAACGGATAAGCACCGTAGGCCCCGGGGCTTGAAACCTGCTCTGTGGGCAGGCACGCGTCGCTAAAGCTGGACTGGTGACACTCCACCCACATGCCAAAGCCATAGTGCCAGTCTTCGCCGATACCATCGAGCGCAGGGGAATTTGCCACTACCGCGCCGTTAAGCTGGTCGCTGGTCATCTGGTCAACGATGGCTGGCGAGGTGTAAAAATCCAGATCGCGGAAGGCGCGGATAAAATTGATGTACTCTTCACCGGTCCAGGTCATACCGCCGGCCAAGCGGGGGTTCTCCACTGATGGAAGGTTGTAGGCCGAAGTTGGGAACAGGCCGGTCAGGCTTTTAAAGTTAGCGAATACGTCGCTCCAGCCGTAGTCAGCATCTTCGCCGCCCAGCGCTTTAATTGCCATTGCGCCTGCAACTTGCAGGTGCGAACTGCCGTAATAAAACTCTGCTCCCGGAGTGCTGTTAAACAGCCGGTTGTTGCGTGCAATGTTGTTGATACAGGCAAAGAAATCTGAGTTGGGCGCATTGGTGCAGATGGGCGTGCGGTTGAGCCCCGAGGTGAAACTGAGCAACTGTGCCAGAGTCAGCCCGCTGAGCGGGTCGCGCGCGGGCATTGGCCACTCGTCCTGACTGAGAAACGTATTGGGCATATCGGTTAGACTCAGCAGGCCGCTATCCACCAGTTGCATAATCACGGCAGCCGTCACCCACTTGGAGGTGGACGCAGACTCATAAGGGGTTTGTAACGTGGAATTACCCCGATTGAACTCGTAGGAATCGCCGTTGATATCTTCCACGTAAAAACTGAAATCGTTCACATCGGTGACGATCGATTGCAAGGTGGAATCAATGGCGCTCTCTAGGGATAAACGTGAGCATTCCGCTGATGTCGAAGACTCGGCTAGCGACGTCAACGCAGGAGCTTGTGTCATTTGGCCCTGACCGCCGCAGGCGGTGAGCAACACAATCGGAGCTAAAAGCAGAGTTAAGTTTTTCATAGCATTATTAAAAGCCAAAAAATTGAGTAAAAACCTCGACCGGTTCACGCGGGGTGCGGTAGCTGTTTACGTCTGCGTCGGTGTCTTCGTAACCCAGCGCCATACCGCAAAGTAAGGTGGCTTCTGCTGGCATTTCGAGCGCCGATTTCACGATGTCCGGGTACTGTCCTAGCGCCGCCTGAGCGCAGGTGGCAAGACCTTCTTCAACGGCAGCCAGCATGATCGATTGTAAAAACATACCGTAATCCATAAACGAGCCTGTTTTCATGACAGGATCAATAAAAAAATACAGGGCGACCGGAGCGCCGAATGCAGAGTAATTTAAACGCCATTGGGCGCGTTGTCGGGCTTTGTCTTCGCGGGTGATCTGGAGGGTGGTGTACATTTGCAGGCCGCATGCGCGACGGCGGGATTTGTACGGCTCGACCCATTCCAGCGGGTAGTAGATATAGTCCATATTCTCTTCGATAGCCTCGTCAAATGCCGCTTCCAACTGCGTATCAAGCTTTGCTTTTGCCTCGCCGCTGACGGCAACCACCTGCCACGGCTGGGTGTTGGTGCCGGACGGTGCGTGGCGGGCAGCGCAGAGGATACGCTCCACCTGCTCGCGTGATACTGATTCGTTGGTAAAAGCACGCACGGATTTCCGTTTGGTTAGCGCGTCGCGAACGTCCATAGCGTCTTTTCCTCGGGCTTGGAGTTTGATACTAACAAACATTGTGCACTGCTCTGATGTAACTTTACAAACCGCAACAAACATGACACGCCGCTCATCTTACAATGCGTTTTAAGCAACCAAAGCCGTAACAACCGACTAATTACAGGTCGACTTATACGACGCGAGCGTGTGCGCACCCTCGGCACCCGTGTTCCGAGTTCAAACGCGCTTGGGGCGGTTGCAAACCCACATCATCTCAACCAATGGAAAAAATCATGGAAAAAAGACTACTGGCCGGCGTGGTTCTGGCGGTAATTGGCCTGGCAGGATGCAATGAGCGGGACGCAGACTCGTTTATCGAGAACCGGCACGATAACGATCAGTTTGTGATGCACGTGGATCTCGTTTATCGGTCGGAAGAAAACAAGACGCGCTATATCGCTGCAGATGAAATCTCTACGATAGGATCTGAGGAACTCTGGGTGCGCGTGGAATTGAAAGAATCGGACTTCGGCATATTTGTGGTTGCCGATGATGATGAACAGCTACAGGTTGATTACTGCGGGTCGCAATATTTCATCGGCGATAACCTGGTCTACGATGATGGCGACCCCAAATACTACGAACTGGTTGTGCCGCCCGCCTACGATAATTGTGAAATGAAAGTTTCGTTCTTTCACGCGAAAGAGCGCACGCTCGCATTTAATGTACCGACCTTTTTGAAGTTGTACGTCTCAGATAACGACGTTTGGAGTTACGACCACACAGCGGAGCCGTTTTTTGTCAACTGGCGCACCTTGGATCGTGACGCCGAATTCGAATTCCGCTGGACCATGGAAGCGTCCGCCTGCCCGCTGGATGCGCCGTGCGAACGTGAGTTCACTCGGAATATGGACAAGGATGCGTTGGGATATACCGTGCCGGCCAACCTGTTCGACGTCGCCGATGGCGACATGGAAAAGCTTGTTATATCGCTGGCTCAACCACGCTACGATTTGGAGCGCGACCGCTATGGTCTGCATAAAGAATCCGATGTGGAGCTCGACCAGAAGGCCTCGCTCGGGTATCGCATTGTTAACCCCTAGTCGGGTTAGCTAGCGAAAAACGCTGAACTTAGTGTTTGTTGAGAAAACTTTCCCCGACCTTGCAATGCTTGATGGACTCCCGGATCACATCAATCGCCTGCAATCGGGGGAAGCTGGCGCGCCAGGCAAGGGCGACTGTGCGATAGGGTACCGGGTCGGCGAATGGCTTAATGAGTAAATCGTCGGCGGAGTAGTGGCCGATCATTGCGGCCGACTGCGGCAAAATAGTGACGCCCAGTCCCGAGGCCACCATATATTTTAGTGTTTCCAGCGAGCTGCCTTCTGCAGCTGTGCGAATGTTGCCGCGCGGATCGTCCAGCGACGGTTTCAAATTTGGACAGGCTTCCAGCACTTGGTCGCGGAAGCAATGCCCTTCGCCCAACAACAAGACGTTACACTGGGTCAGCTCATCCGGATGAATTTCTTTCGCGCCCGCCAATGGGTGATTTTTGCCCATTAGTACCACGAACGGCTCTTCGTAGAGCGGTTGGGTCACGACGTCTGCCTCGGTAAAGGGCAGCGCAATTACGATGGCGTCCAGATCTCCGTGGCGAATCCGTCGACGCAGGGTCGCCGTGTAGCTTTCCTCCACGTAAAGCGGCATCTGCGGCGCCTGCCGCTGCAGTTCTGGGATCAATCGGGGAAAGAGATAGGGCCCAATGGTGAAAATTGCGCCAATATGAAACGGGCTGGTGAGCTGGTTTTTTCCTGAGCTCGCAATATCTTTAATCGCAGCCGCTTCTTCCAACACTTTTTGCGCTTGCTGAATAATGGTGTCACCCAGTGGCGTAGGTGATACGCGGGTTTTTGAGCGCTCAAAAATAGATACATTCAACTCTTCTTCAAGTTTCTTTACCGCAATACTCAAAGTTGGCTGAGAAACATGACAGCGATCCGCTGCGCGCCCAAAGTGCTGTTCTTGTGCCAGGGTAACGATGTAACGCAGTTCTGTTAAAGTCATGATCAAATCTATTAATTGTTGTAATTTAATAACCCTACACTAAGGGGTGTAATTGGACAATCCTTCTTTTGTACGGAATTCAAGATTGTGTACGCGGCGCCACATCAATCGATCTTATTCGAATATTCTCACAAAACTGGGCGATTTGGCGCAGGGATTTTTCATCGGATCTGATTGCGGCCGGTGACGGGAAAGTGTCGCGCTTTGAGTTATTCTTTTTATCCATCAGGACTGAGTTTTTATCATGCAGATAGAGTTTGTCGATTTTGTGGCAGGTGCGAAAAAAGCGGCGGGGATTGCGGTCGTCATTGATGTATTTCGCGCATTCACCACCGCCTGCTACTGTGTTCAGCAGGGGGCTGCGCGCATTCTTGCCGTAGGTGACAGCGATCAGGCGCTGGCCTACCGCAATACATTGCCGGACACAGTGTTGCTTGGGGAACGCTTTGGAAAGTGTTTGCCAGGGTTTGATTTTGGCAATTCGCCCTCAGAAATAAGCGAGGTGAATTTGCAGGGTAAAACCGTGGTTCATACCACCCATGCGGGTACTCAGGGGCTGGTGAATGCCATCCGCGCGGATCGAGTGTTCACAGGCGCCTTGGTTAATGCCGCTGCGACAGTGCGCGCAATTAAGGCACTAGAGCCCAGGCAGGTTACACTGGTGCGTATGGGACTAAATGCGAACGAGGCCAGTGACGAAGACTGGCTGTGTGCTGATTATCTGGCCGCGCTCTTGCGCGGAGAGACAATCGCACACCAGGATATTTATCAACAGTTGCGCGGGTCCCCGTACGCCGCCCGCTTTTTTGACGACGCTCAGCCATGGAGTCCAGCTGCCGACTTTGAGTGTTGTCTGGATATCGACCGATTTGATTTCGCGCTGCAGGCGAACCCCATGCCGGATGGTGCCTGCGAATTAACACTGTGTAGTCCACAAGGAGACTTATGACACTGTCTGAACGTATCACCGGCTGGTTTCACCACGAGGCTGCAGGTGGCATTTTGCTGATTATTGCTGCCATATTGGCAATGATTATGGCCAACACGCCGCTTAGCCACATCTATGATCTGCTGCTAAGTACCCCAATCACAGTCGCTATAGGGACATTCGAAATTCAAAAAGCGTTGCTGTTGTGGGTGAACGATGGGTTGATGACCGTATTCTTTCTCCTGGTGGGGCTCGAACTGAAACGCGAGTTTTTGGAAGGTGAGCTTGCCAACCCGCGCAATATTGCCTTGCCAGCGGTGGCCGCGCTCGGGGGCATGGCGATCCCCTCTGCTTTATATGCGGCGATTAACTGGCACGATCCATTAGCCATCAACGGGTGGGCAATTCCTGCCGCAACGGATATTGCGTTCGCTCTGGGTATTCTAAGCCTGTTAGGGTCGAGGGTGCCGGTTTCGCTGAAGATCTTCCTGACATCTGTCGCAATCTTCGATGATGTGGGCGCGATAATTGTAATTGCACTGTTTTATACCAACGACATTTCCTTTACTGCACTTGGGTTTGCTGCCGTGTGCCTGGTGATATTGGGCTTGATGAATTGGCGCGGCGTCACCAGCATCCGGGTTTATGGCCTGGTCGGGTTGATTATGTGGGTCGCACTGCTGAAATCGAGCGTACACGCAACCCTGGCGGGGGTACTGCTGGCGTTCTTTATTCCTCTCAAAGCACCGGTACGAGAAAAGGCAAAAGAATTCGGCAAGGTCTATATCAAGTCGCCTCTGCGCTACCTGGAGCACGAATTGCACTCGCCAGTGGCGTTCTTCGTACTGCCTGTGTTTGCGTTTGCCAACGCCGGGGTCAGTTTACTGGGCTCCGGCTCTGAGGCGTTTCTGCACTCAGTGCCAATGGGTATCGCGGTCGGGCTGTTCTTCGGCAAGCAGCTGGGGGTGTTCTTCTTTTCCTGGGTAGCGGTCAAGGTGGGCGCGGCGAAATTGCCTCAGGGGATGGGCTACAGCCAGCTCTATGGGGTGTCTTTGCTATGTGGTATCGGCTTTACCATGAGCCTGTTTATCGGGTCTCTGGCGTTCCCCATGCCGGATTCGATGCTGGTATTCGATGAGCGCACCGGTATTCTAGTGGGGTCGTTTGTATCGGCAATTGCAGGGTATTGGGTGTTGCGTAAAAGTTTGCCTCAGCAGGCGGTAGCAACTGTGCCGACCCCGGAGGTAAGCAATGCGCAGCACTGACTAACTGCGCCTTGAAGAGAAAAAACGCCCGCGATTGCGGGCGTTTTTCGTTAGATCACAGCAATACCGTCTGCTTCTACCTGGGCGCCTTTTGGCAGCTCCTTTACCCCAATTGCTGCGCGAGCTGGGTAGGGTTGCTGGAAGAACTGGCTCATCACCTCGTTGACTACCGGGAAGTTACTTAAGTCTGTGAGATAGATATTGAGCTTGACGATGCTCTGCAACGAGCCGTCCGCCGCTTCGCACACCGCACTCAAATTCTTGAATACCTGCTCCGCTTGCGCGCGAAAATCACCGTCAACCATTTCCATGGTTTCTGGAATCAGAGGAATCTGACCGGACAAGTAGACGGTATTGCTTACTTTGACGGCCTGGGAATAGGTGCCAATGGCTTTAGGTGCCTTGTCGGAATGGATTATGGCTTTGTTAGGCATGGGTTGTTTTCCTTATGTTTTAGCACGCGAAACACTGGCGACCGAACGCATATTGCGGATCGATCGCATGACGTTTGCCAGGTGGACGCGATTGGTAACTGCCACTGTCAGAGTGATGACGCTATGTTCGGCATCCCGCTCATCCACTTGAATACCTTCGATACTGGTCTTGGTATTGGCGATTCGTGTCGCCAGCGATGCGATAATGCCGCGTTCAGATTTCACTTCTACGCGAATTTCTGAGCGGAACTCGCCTTCCACCTTGGGCGACCAGTTGATCTCCGACAAGCTGCCTCTTTTGTTGCGCAAGTCGTTAATGTTCTTACAGGTTTCGCGGTGGACAACTACGCCCTTACCGGTGCTGAGATGCGCCAGTACAGGGTCGCCGGGAATGGGGCGGCAACAGCGCGCGAAACTGATCAGCAGGCCGTCCGGCGATTCAATGGAAATCGGCGCATGGCTGTTGCGGTTGGTATCGTTCTCGGAACCTGGCGACAGAATATTGGTGATCGCCATTGCGGTAATCTGTCCGAGACCAATGTCCTCAAACAGCTTTTCCATGGATTCCCGGGAGGTGGTTTCCAGGACGTTTTGTATCTGCGCGTCGGAGAGTTTGTCCAGTTGCAGCTCCTGATTGCTCAGGGCACGCTGTAACATACGCTTACCAAGTTCCACTGACTCCGTATGGCGCTGATTTTTCAGATAGTGCCGAATCGCCGCTCGCGCCTTTGCGGTGATAACAAAGTTGAGCCAATTGGGATTCGGCTGCGAGCCGCTGGAGGTGATGATCTTGATTTTCTGCCCGCTTTCAAGCGCCTGTGACAGTGGCGCAGGGCGATCGTTGACACGACAGGCGACGCAGCTGTTACCCACCTGGGTGTGCACCGCATAGGCAAAATCCACCGCAGTAGCGCCTGCTGGCAACTCGATAATCTCGCCCTTGGGGGTAAATACATAGACTTCGTCGCGGAACAGGTCGATCTTCACATTTTCGACGAATTCCACTGAGCTGTTGGTGTGCTGCTGAATTTCCAGCAAGCGCTTGATCCAGCGATTGGCGCGGTCGTAACTGCCGTTTTTACTTTCTTCATCGCCGTTGGATTTATATAGCCAGTGGGCGGCAATACCGCGGCTGGCCAGTTCGTCCATTTCTTTTGTGCGAATCTGCACCTCAATAGGTACACCCTGAGTGCCAACCACCACGGTGTGTAGCGATTGGTAGCCATTTTCTTTGGGGATGGCGATATAGTCTTTGAATTCGTTGGGCTTGGGTTTGTATAGGTTGTGAATCGCACCCAACGCCCGGTAGCAGGTGTCAATGTTTTCCACAATAATGCGGAATGCATAAACATCCATTATCTCTTCA of the Teredinibacter turnerae T7901 genome contains:
- a CDS encoding FMN-dependent NADH-azoreductase — its product is MSTQVLHIDSSILGDNSVSGALGKTLTDALTEKLVDVSVIHRDLGQDPVPYLDGATFAAMGEGKAELSNQLIEELLAADIIVIGAPMYNFGIPAQLKSWLDHLARAGTTFKYTSEGPVGLVSGKKVFVLASRGGAYRDTPLDTHTPYLKSFLGFLGISDVEFIYAEGLAMGEEARANTLTEAEAAIAAAVESLTIA
- a CDS encoding RidA family protein, whose product is MPNKAIIHSDKAPKAIGTYSQAVKVSNTVYLSGQIPLIPETMEMVDGDFRAQAEQVFKNLSAVCEAADGSLQSIVKLNIYLTDLSNFPVVNEVMSQFFQQPYPARAAIGVKELPKGAQVEADGIAVI
- a CDS encoding serine hydrolase, whose amino-acid sequence is MKNLTLLLAPIVLLTACGGQGQMTQAPALTSLAESSTSAECSRLSLESAIDSTLQSIVTDVNDFSFYVEDINGDSYEFNRGNSTLQTPYESASTSKWVTAAVIMQLVDSGLLSLTDMPNTFLSQDEWPMPARDPLSGLTLAQLLSFTSGLNRTPICTNAPNSDFFACINNIARNNRLFNSTPGAEFYYGSSHLQVAGAMAIKALGGEDADYGWSDVFANFKSLTGLFPTSAYNLPSVENPRLAGGMTWTGEEYINFIRAFRDLDFYTSPAIVDQMTSDQLNGAVVANSPALDGIGEDWHYGFGMWVECHQSSFSDACLPTEQVSSPGAYGAYPFLNIAEGYFGLVARQGELGTFSEGYAIYDAIRDDVEAWAACPN
- a CDS encoding LysR family transcriptional regulator, which codes for MKTTLEQWQTFKTVIDEGSFAKAAEVLNKSQSSVSYIIARLQEQLPVPPLVQKGRKAELTEAGKLLYRHASDLLAQAEQLEETAGHLAKGWEAEVSIAADALVPINRVFCGLQAFSSFCPNTRIRIIETTLSGTDEALLTKQADIALSGRVPPGFLAKPLTDVTMLPVAGAQHPLAKLDIVTEQDLKQHRQIVVRDSGTKRSQDAGWLEAEQRWTVSWFSTSIEALKSGLGFAFVPHHRAQPYLENGELCALPLEGGGTRRIPLYLIVAAQSYAGPAVKAVAERLLAAFNAEHKA
- the nhaA gene encoding Na+/H+ antiporter NhaA; translation: MTLSERITGWFHHEAAGGILLIIAAILAMIMANTPLSHIYDLLLSTPITVAIGTFEIQKALLLWVNDGLMTVFFLLVGLELKREFLEGELANPRNIALPAVAALGGMAIPSALYAAINWHDPLAINGWAIPAATDIAFALGILSLLGSRVPVSLKIFLTSVAIFDDVGAIIVIALFYTNDISFTALGFAAVCLVILGLMNWRGVTSIRVYGLVGLIMWVALLKSSVHATLAGVLLAFFIPLKAPVREKAKEFGKVYIKSPLRYLEHELHSPVAFFVLPVFAFANAGVSLLGSGSEAFLHSVPMGIAVGLFFGKQLGVFFFSWVAVKVGAAKLPQGMGYSQLYGVSLLCGIGFTMSLFIGSLAFPMPDSMLVFDERTGILVGSFVSAIAGYWVLRKSLPQQAVATVPTPEVSNAQH
- a CDS encoding 2-phosphosulfolactate phosphatase, with protein sequence MQIEFVDFVAGAKKAAGIAVVIDVFRAFTTACYCVQQGAARILAVGDSDQALAYRNTLPDTVLLGERFGKCLPGFDFGNSPSEISEVNLQGKTVVHTTHAGTQGLVNAIRADRVFTGALVNAAATVRAIKALEPRQVTLVRMGLNANEASDEDWLCADYLAALLRGETIAHQDIYQQLRGSPYAARFFDDAQPWSPAADFECCLDIDRFDFALQANPMPDGACELTLCSPQGDL
- a CDS encoding nitroreductase yields the protein MDVRDALTKRKSVRAFTNESVSREQVERILCAARHAPSGTNTQPWQVVAVSGEAKAKLDTQLEAAFDEAIEENMDYIYYPLEWVEPYKSRRRACGLQMYTTLQITREDKARQRAQWRLNYSAFGAPVALYFFIDPVMKTGSFMDYGMFLQSIMLAAVEEGLATCAQAALGQYPDIVKSALEMPAEATLLCGMALGYEDTDADVNSYRTPREPVEVFTQFFGF
- a CDS encoding pirin family protein, whose translation is MRKVVEQIRAQQASDGDGVKLLRVFGGARPERFDPFLMLDEFGSDVASDYIGGFPPHPHRGFETVTYMLQGKMEHRDHMGNVGLLNDSDVQWMTAGRGIIHSEMPRQTEGRMRGFQLWVNLPAANKMKPAHYQDIPGDDIPVYTFSNFSVKAIAGQITLGDTLVKGYFDVPDTQAMMLDIHLAPGSIVELPLESSMTSLVYTYDGAVTLGEDRVPARQQTLSRMAGEGALQVTNNGTEEARLLVLAGEPLREPIVQHGPFVMNSVAEIEQAIQDYQAGVLAG
- a CDS encoding RelA/SpoT family protein, which gives rise to MLTIDSLSHRLSSYLEPAQVNCVKRAYYYAEQAHTGQFRRSGEPYITHPLAVANILASIHMDHQSLMAAMLHDVIEDTGIGKSAISHQFGDQVAEIVDGVSKLAKIDYESQAEKQAKNFQKMAMAMARDLRVIVVKLSDRLHNMRTLGALPPEKKRRIAKETLEIYAPIAHRLGMNDWRIEFEDRGFAAMHPLRATRLHASLQQVRGNRKAIVEKIQSSIEMRLQRETIEGLVIGREKHLYSIYNKMRGKHKSFEEIMDVYAFRIIVENIDTCYRALGAIHNLYKPKPNEFKDYIAIPKENGYQSLHTVVVGTQGVPIEVQIRTKEMDELASRGIAAHWLYKSNGDEESKNGSYDRANRWIKRLLEIQQHTNSSVEFVENVKIDLFRDEVYVFTPKGEIIELPAGATAVDFAYAVHTQVGNSCVACRVNDRPAPLSQALESGQKIKIITSSGSQPNPNWLNFVITAKARAAIRHYLKNQRHTESVELGKRMLQRALSNQELQLDKLSDAQIQNVLETTSRESMEKLFEDIGLGQITAMAITNILSPGSENDTNRNSHAPISIESPDGLLISFARCCRPIPGDPVLAHLSTGKGVVVHRETCKNINDLRNKRGSLSEINWSPKVEGEFRSEIRVEVKSERGIIASLATRIANTKTSIEGIQVDERDAEHSVITLTVAVTNRVHLANVMRSIRNMRSVASVSRAKT
- a CDS encoding hydrogen peroxide-inducible genes activator, whose product is MTLTELRYIVTLAQEQHFGRAADRCHVSQPTLSIAVKKLEEELNVSIFERSKTRVSPTPLGDTIIQQAQKVLEEAAAIKDIASSGKNQLTSPFHIGAIFTIGPYLFPRLIPELQRQAPQMPLYVEESYTATLRRRIRHGDLDAIVIALPFTEADVVTQPLYEEPFVVLMGKNHPLAGAKEIHPDELTQCNVLLLGEGHCFRDQVLEACPNLKPSLDDPRGNIRTAAEGSSLETLKYMVASGLGVTILPQSAAMIGHYSADDLLIKPFADPVPYRTVALAWRASFPRLQAIDVIRESIKHCKVGESFLNKH